Below is a window of Corallococcus silvisoli DNA.
CCACCGCAAACATGTACGGCTGCTTTGTCGACTTTGATTCTCCCTGCGAGAAAGCCTGCGTCTGGGCACACACCGATTGCGACAAGAAAGCTGGCGGCAATGTGGAGTCGTTGCAGTCATGCGATGAGACATTCTACAAATGCAAGGCTGCGTGCTGAGACCTCCCGTCGTGGATGTCAGCCGCTGGAGCTAGCGTCCTTGGCCGCCACGTTCGCGGCGTGCTGGAGCTGCCGGGAGGTGCGCTCCCCCATCAGCACCGTGACGTGGTTCACGGCCTGGTGCAGCTGCGGTCGCGCGGCGCCCATCCAGTCCTCGATGGCTCGAAGGCGCAGGTCCTGCGTCTGGAGCTTCGCGCCGTGCTCGTTCACCACGCGCAGCTCCGTCTTGATGTCGCGCACGTCCTGGGCCACCGCGCCCAGCGACTGCACCAGCAGGGGCACCTGGTCCACTGCGGACTCGTGCTTCGTCTGCCGTCGCGACAGCAGGCCGTTGAGGAGGGGCACGAGGAGCTGGCTCACGGCCAGGACGAGAACGGCGGCGAACTCAGGACTCATGGGGGACATGCCCGGACAGAAGGGGCGGCGTCATCCGGGAGCGCGTGGATTGCGCGGCTCCGCTGGCGCCCAGCGCGTCCACGCCCACCGGGAGACCTCCCCGGCTGGCCCCGGGACGAGCTCGCGGCGCCAGCGCACGCCGTGGCTGTCCTGGTGGTAGCCACGCGGCACGTCCACGCCGGCAGGGCATCCTGGCACCGGGCACGGCAGGTCCTCGCGGTTGCGCGGGCAGGTGCAGGACGTCACAGCCCCATCTCCTGGCGCCACCCAGGGACGAACATGTCCAGTTCGCCGGGGCCGAAGCCGCCGCGCTCCGCAAGCCGCGCCAAGGACTGGTCGGTGCCGTAGCGACGCGCGTAGACGGCATAAGCCCGCTCCGCGAGGGACCACGGGATGGTCCTGGGGATCCCGTTGTCGAGGTCCTTCTGAATCACGAGGAGGGGGAAGCGGCGCTCGCTCATCGTGCGGGCTCCGCGTCGCGGCCGTCCGCGTCCCATCCGTACCAGCCGAGGTGAAGGCGTCCCACCGCCTCATCGACGCGCGGCCGGGGGATGCGGCTGTCGTACAGGAGTCCATCGAGCCACGGCGCCACGGGCATCAGGGTGCCTACCTCGCACCCCTCGTGGTCCGTCACCGTCATGCGGCCTGGGTAGTTGGTCATGCCCCGACAGAAGGGGTGCCTCGCGCCTCCGAACTCAGAGGCGCCTGCTGCGGCGAGCCAGTTCTCCAGACCCGTGCAACGCAAGCAGCGAGCAGATGTCAAGGTGCATGCCGTCGCGCGTGACCTCGATAGCGACCTGTCCGTAGGGATTGCACGCCATGACTATTCTCCTTGGATCATCCTGGCCAGGCGCGCGGACTTCGGCATACCGATTCCAGACATGGACCGGAAGCACTACAGACGAGAGATGCGAAGACGCTGCTATGTAGGCGAGCGTGTCGACAAACTTCAGCAGGTCATCGAGCTCGTAGGTGTCCAAGCGGCATCCGCCTTGCTGGCCACGAACGCCGACAGGACAACGACACCCTTCGGTTCCCACGTGCATGATGTCGAGGCACCGCTCCTTGAGGTCGCAGTTGAAGACGACGTGATACCCATCCACGTCGGTCGATTCGATCTCTGCAAACCCAAGGAAGCCAGCGGGGACAGGCTTGGCCTCACGTGTGGCCTGCGCCGCACGGGCATCCATCAGCTTATCGAGACGGGTCCTCGCCGCGTCAGGCAGAGCATCAAGCAGCATCTGCACAAACTGAGAGTTAACCGTGACCTTGTAGGCGATCGAATTCGTTTGTTGGTTCGGCATGAGGACGTCCTCCAGTGATGAGTTTCAACTTACTGGCGTTTCCTGACCAACACGAGTTGCCCCAATCCCGGGGTCGAATGCGCCATCCATCACGAAGCGTGCATCCGCGACATCAGTTCGACGAGCCCCATGTAGGACACAGACGCAGGGGCGGGGCGGGCATTCCATTCGTGGCGGGCACGCCCCCTGGGGTGGGAAACCCACAATGTGGGAAAAAATCGGGATTGCTCGGAGCGCTGCAATCCTGCGGCGCGGAAATCTCCCGGAAATCCCCGGCGAACTCTGAGACGAACCCCCTATTTTTTCGGCCCCTGCGCGTTCCCTCGGCCCGCTGGCGCGTCCTGGGCGCTCGCCCGTAGGCGCGAACGTGCCGGAGCGCGCGTGCGCTGGCGGCCCGCTGGCGCCCCTTCTGGAGGGCATGGCCCGCCACCGCGACCACAAGACCGAGCGCGAGCCCGAGGAGGTGGTGAGCCTCGACCCGCTGCTCAACTACCGGCCCCTGGGCAAGCCCGGGCCGGTGACGACGTTGACGCCCCAGCTCGGCGCACAACTCTGCCGCCGCATCGCCGCGGGCGACACCCTGCGCGACGCGGCCGCTGCCGTCGGCACCACCGACACCGTCGTCCAGGGATGGCGCACGCGTGGCACCGACGCCATCGAGCGCGGGGAGGAGGACGCCTACACGGCGTTCGTCATGGAGTACGAGGCGGCCGCCGCGCACTTCCGCCGGGTGCTCCAGGAGGCCCAGTTGGAGAACATCGGCAACCGAGCCTTCAACGACAAGTACATCCGCTGGCGCCTCGGGGTGAGCGACCCGAAGAACTTCACCGTGGCCCGCACCGCGGGACCCACCGGCAGCGACGGTGGCGCCTTCGAGTTGGTCACGCCTGACGAGGCCCAGAAGACGCTGGCGGAGCGGCTGTCCCGCTTCCTCACCAACGAGGACAAGAAGCTGGCAGCGCCCCCGCCCTCCTCGGAGGAGTAGAACCAATCTCAGAATTGGCGCAGGAGGAGGAGAGAACAGGCGCGGAGCAGGTCGCCGCCGACGTGGCCGCGCTGGTGGCCCGGACCCGCGCCATCGCCTGCCCGAAGTAGTCGCCCCTTCTGGGAGGACATGACCAAAGCGAAAGCCGTCACCGCCGGGAAGGACCTGCTCCAGGGCCTTCCCGTCATCCGCCCCGAGACCCACGGGCGCCACTCGCGCCTGGATGAACTGGCGCTCTTCCTCCGGGAGAAGTTCGGCACCACCGCGGGCTTCTCGGACCGGATGGGCCTCACGCCGCAGGAGCTGCTCGTCCTCTACTACGAGCCCGAGTACTCCCTGCGCCCCGCCCAGCAGCCGCCGGACATGATTGCCGCCGAGCACGCGCGCTGGCGGACGTGGTTCCTCTTGGGGGGCCGTGGCGCAGGCAAGACGCACGCGGGCGCATGCGCCGTGCTGCGCGAGGCGAAGGCGGACCCCGAAGCACGCATCCTCATCGTCGGCCCTACGTACACGGAGATTCAGAAGAACCAGCTCGAAGGGCCCAGCGGCATAATCACCCTGGCGCCGCCATGGTTCCGCCCCGAGCACCTGAAGTCGAAGAAGCAGCTCGTCTTCCCCAACGGCGTGAAAGCCGACTACCTGCCGGCAGCGGACGCGGACAAGTTCCGCGGCTACGGCTACACCTTCGAGTGGTTGGACGAGGTGGTCGCCTGGAAGAAGGACCCCGTCGCCGTCTGGAACGAGTGCTGCCGCGTCGGCCGCGGCACGTCCGCGCGGATGCGCAAGCTGGGCCTCTCCAGCCGCAAGGTCATCACCACCACACCCGCGCCCACGGAGCTGTTCCGTGAAATCCTCAAGCAGCGGGATGGCCTCGTACTCTCGCGCTCCAGCACGCTGGACAACAGCGCGCACCTGGACGACGCCTACGCCCTCCAGGCGCGCGACGCGGCGAAGAGCGCCATCGGCAGGCGCGAGTTCTACGGGGAGCTGGAGTTCGACCTCGACCCCGCCCTCTTTCGGGGTGTGGACTGGAACGCCTCGCGCGTGAAGCAGAAGGAACAGCCCTCCGTCTTTGACTTCATCGTCATCGGCTTGGACCCGGCGACGGGGGAGAAGAAGGGCGCGGACGAACACGGCATCGTGGTGGTGGGCGTGCGCCGCGAGGCGGACGGACGCGACCATGCCTATGTGCTCGCGGACCTCTCGCTGAAGAGCCCGGAGCCCGCGGCCTGGGCGAAGAAGGCCGTCGCGGCCTTCAAGGCGTGGGAGCCCTTCGCGAAGAAGGACGGCGGCGGGCGCCCGCGCATCTGGATTTTCGCGGAGACGAACACAGGCGGCAGCATGGTGCGCTCCACCATCCACACTCTGGCGAAGGTGAAGGTGCTCACCGAGCGGGCGCGCAACTCGAAGGCCGAGCGCGCGGCGCCCGTCTCCATGCTCGCGGTGGCGGGCCTCGTGCACATGGTGGGGCGACACGACAAGCTGGAGGAGCAGCTCGGCAAGTTCACCGGCGCCCCCGGAGGCCACGCGCGGGATGACCGCGTGGACGCCATGGTGTGGCCCATCTACAAGCACGTCGTGAAAATGCGGCGGAACATCGGTGCCGCAGCCGAGGCGACATCTGAAACAGAGACCAATCCGGAATAGAAGCCGCAAGCCTACGGCCTGCGTGCCCAGCGCTCCGTCGCCCACTCCACCTGGGGCTTACCCCTGACGCAGTGGTGTTAACCGATCACACGTGCGATCTCCCTAATGATTTCAGAACACTGCTCCACAAATTTTCCGTCCACATCAACCAGCCGCGGAACTTCTGACACATCACCCTCATTGAAGAATCGTTCGCCACGCGGCAGCACAGCAAATGGCAGACTGGCGCGTTGGGGCTCCAGCTTATTGTAGCTCCGGCCATGGCCGTGCTTGAGAGCGTTGATTGCGTTTAGGAGATAATCAAAGCGCTCTGCTAAATCGACATGTCCTGTCAACCTCATCTGCGCGTCAAGCTCCTTGAAGGCATTCGTCCATCCTTTGTTCAGTTGCAACAGCCCCTCGAATGCTTGCACTGTGCCGATTGCCACAATAGTTCTCTGTATCGTGAGCATGCGCAATGCATCCACGTGGGGGGTGTCAGCGCGCGTCTCAAGCTCTTTTAGGATTTTTTCCTCCACCTCTTGTGCGTTGCGAAGCGTGAAGTCAGCGGCTCTGGCGAGCAGTTCGTAGTCGGTGGAAGCAGGCATGAGCTCTATCTAATCACATGACACTCCTAAATCTACAGAGCAGGACCAGAGGCTATCCCTGATTAACGCAGCCAGAGAAGCATGGAGGCGACATGGAGGACGGCGAGGTAGGAGGTCGCCGTATTGTCGTAGCGGGTAGCAGCGGACCGAAAGCGCTTGAGGTCGTGGATGAAGCACTCCACCCGGTAGCGGGTGCGGTCCAAGGGCGGCGAGTGCTTGCGGCTCGGGTGGGAGTGGATGACAGGCGTCATGCCGAGCTTGCGAGCATTGGAGAGGATGCGGTCGGCGTCGTTCGCGAACCATTCGCCTCAGGTGCTCATAACCCGCTCATCCAACATAGCCAACCCCCTCTGTGACTCTATTCGACGTCGTGAGTCCGCGAGCAGAGCATAACGCCCTCGCACACGCCACTTCGCGCGGCGGGACGTGCTGCCACCCCACCCCTTCTCTCTTGGCATGGCCTCTCTCCTACACCGCGTCGCCAAGGCGCTCGGCCTCGTGCCGGGCCCGAAGGGCGGTGGGCAGCAACTCGCCCACGCGCTTCCCTTCGTCAGCTTCAGTCCGCGCCGCGGCACCCGCGAAGTGCTGCGCGCATACAAGGAAAACGGCTGGCTGCGCACCGTCGTGGACACCGTCGCGGAGGCGGTAGCCACGCCTCGCTGGCGCGTCTACAAGCGCGTCCGCCCCGGCGTACTGGGTGTGCTCGACCAGCGGTTGAAGTCCGCCAACCCGAGACTACGTGCGAAGGCGCTGAAGGACGCCACAGCCTCCGGGGAGTTGGTGGAACTGTCGGACCACGAGCTGCTACGTCTGCTGGAGGCGCCTCACCCGCGCTACCCCGGCCGCGCCTACCGGAAGCTTCAGCAGGTGCACGTGGACCTGGTGGGCGAGGCCTTCCTCTGGCTGCGCCGCGACGACACCGGCCGGGTGGTGGGCTGGGAGGTGGTGCCTCCGCACCGCGTCCTCATGACGCCCACGCCCGACAACCCGTACTTCTTCATCAGCCACAGTACCTTCATCGGCGCCGTGCCCGAGGCGGATGTCCTCTGGCCCAAGCACCTGGATCCGGAAGCGCCGGAGGACCGAGGCGCGGGTGCAGGCATGGCGCTGGGCGATGAGCTGGATACGGTGGAGGCCATCTCCCGCGCGACGAAGTCCACCTTCGAGCGCGGCGGCATCCCTGCCGCTATCGTCGGTCTGAACAACAAGAACGATGACGATGGCAGCACCACCGGCGAGTCCGCCCAGGACATGGAGAAGCGCTTCAACGCCGCGCACCAGGGGCCCCACAACGCGAGCAAGGTCTGGTTCGCGCCGGCCGGCGTCACCCTCGCCCAGGTGCAGGTGAACTTCCGCGAGTTGCAGACGGAGGAGCTGAAGAAGGGCCTACTGGACTTCATCCGGCAGAACTACAACGTGCCGCCGGAGCTGGTGGGCGATCTCACCGCCAGCAACCGCTCCACCGCGGAGAGCGCCGAGTACACCCTGGCGGACTTCGCCGTCCTGCCCCGCCTGGAGTTCTGGCGCTCCTGGTACCAGCACTGCCTGGTGCCCCTCGTCGACCGGGACGCCATCCTCGACTACGATGACCCGCGCCCCCAGGAGTTCGAGCGCGTCTTCCGCCTCATGACGACGCAGCCCACCGAGGCCTTCACCTACAACGAGGTCCGCGAGCTGGCGGGCTACGAGCCGGACCCGCTCCTCGAAGGCAAGCGCCCACCGCCACTGCCCGGCGCGGGCGGAGGCAACAACCCGCAGTCGGCGTCCGCGAACGCCACGCCCAACCCTCCGCGCGACCGAAGCGGCGAAGAAGGACGGCTGTAGCGCCAGACGCCGCCCCTTCTTCTGGAGCATGGACAGACGCCCGCGCAGCAAGCGCAGCACGCGCGCCCTCAATCTGAAGCTCTACGAGCCCGCCGCCGCGACCACGGCACCCGCTGCGGCGACGCCTCCCGTCTTTCGGCTGATTGACCCGCCGGAGGAGTACGACCGCGACGACGACAGGATGGCGGCGGGCGCGCTGCGCCTGCCGGCGGGCGAGACGGACGTCCCCCTCTTCTGGGACCACAGCCACCAGGACATGACGGCCGCGAGTCGCCTGCCCGTGGGCCGCGCTCGTATCTGGTGGGAGGGCGGCGAGCCGCTCATGTCCCCCGTCTTCGACGGCGTCGGCGAGCTGTCCAGGTTGTGCGCGGAGAAGGTGCAGGCCGGCACCCTCCGCGCGTGCTCCATCGGCTACCTCACGCTGTCCGCCCGCCCCAACGACAAGGGCGGCGAGGACGTGCTGGAGGCAGAGCTGTTGGAGGTGTCCATCACCGGCATTCCCGCAAAGCGCTCCGCGCAGAGGTTGAAGAGCATGGCGACCCCCGAAGAGGTGCAGCAGACGTTCGAGACGATGGCCAAGGACATCGCGGAGACGAAGGCGATGGTGGCCGAGCTGAAGGCGCTGGTGACGAAGCTCGCGCCCGCGTCCGAGGAGACGAAGAGCGAGGACGGCGAGGAGTCCGAGGAGGCGCCCGCCGAGGGCGAGGACGCGGTGACGAAGTATTTCCGGAGCCTCGTCACGAAGAAGAAGTAGCCGCGCGGCGCCGCCCCTTCTCTCCACCTGGACGCAGCACCCCACCCTTTCGCAGGAGTCGTCATGTCCGTCCCCCCGAAGCCCACCCCGCCCGCAGCCGTCCCTCCGGTGGTGGAGGCCGCGCTCGCGCCCCTCATCACCAAGCACGTCGAGGCCGCGCTCGCCGCGCGTCCCGCCATCACCAGCCCCGCGGTGCCCGGCCGCGGGCCTGCCCTGCTGAAGTACAAGGGCATGTTCGACACGGAGCACCCGGCGCTCGCCGCCCTGGGCGTGCGCCTCAAGTCTGCCTTCCTGGAGTACGAGGACCGCACCGGCCGCGAGAAGTCCAAGGGCCTCAACCAGCCGCTGCGCGAGTGGCTGGAGAAGCTGAAGTCCGCCGGCGTCTTCGAGTCCGTCTTCGCGCAGGGCGGCAACCTCTGGGCCCGCGAGTCGCGCAGCGAGGAAATCATCGACGTCCTGCGCCCCGCCTCCATTCTCCTGCGCGCGGGCCCGCGCATCGAGTCCGGTTACGGCGCGAAGCTCACCATCGGAGTCATCAACGACGGCGTGCAGGTGCAGTGGGAGGGCGAGGATGAGGAGGCCAGCGAGTCCGACCTGGACACCGGGGACCTCATCCTCGGCGCCTTCAAGGCCATGGGCACCATTCGCATCGGCAACGGACTCATGCGCAAGGGCAACCTGCGCTCCGCCGAGCAGCTCGCCGCCGACGTCGGCCGCGCCATGGGCCTGGCCTTTGACCAGGCGGGCCTCGTGGGCAAGGGCCCGAAGACGCCCACCGGCATCCTCAACACCGCGGGCATCACGAAGAAGGCCATCAGCGGCACCTCCATCGAGCAGAAGGTGGCGGACCTGAAGTCCATGGTGGCGGACGTGCTGGAGGCCAACATCCCGCTGGAGGGCGCCAACCCGTTCTACTTCATGACGTCCACGACGATGATGCACCTGTCCAGCCTGCGCGACGCGCCCGCGTCCGGCACTGGCGGCTGGGTGTTCCCCGGCCTCCAGGACCTCCAGAACCCCACCATCAACGGCTTCCCCGTGGGGCACACGCAGACGCTGGCGGGCAAGAACCTCATCGGCTTCGGCCTCGCGCAGGAGCTGTACTTCGGCAACGCCGCGCCGCTGGAAATCGAGCTGGGCGAGAACGGCAACGACTTCAAGCGCGACCGCAAGACGCTGCGCGGGGTGCAGGAAGGCGACTGGCAGGTGCGCCGCCCGAAGGCCTTCTCCATCCGCACGGGCGTCACCTACTAGGCCGCGCCCCGCGCCCTCCCTCTTCCACCTTCCCGGAGTCCATCCATGCATCCCTCTCTCGCCAACATCGGCGCGTACATCAAGACGAACACCCTGGCCCTGGCCCCCGCGGCGCGCGCGGCCGGCACCACGCAGGGCCCCGCCATCGACGTCCCTCCCTTCCGCTCGGCGGTGCTCGCCGTCGCGGTGGGCGCCGTCACCGGCACGCCCACCGGCATCAGCGCCACCTTCACCTTCGAGTCGCGCGGCAGCACTGCGGGCGACGAGGGCGCGCCCGGTGCGTGGGCCCCAGTTGTGGACCGCGACGGGCAGACGCTGTCCGTCGTCGCCACTGCGGTGGACGGCGCCGTGGAGCTGGACGTGGACCTCTCCTTCATGGGCGATGACCACGACCAGGTGAGGGTGAAGCAGGTGCTGGCCTTCACCGGCGGCGCCTCCCCCACGCTCCTCACCGGCGCCGTGCTGGTGCTCGGCGGCTCCAACCGTCTCCCCGTGTAGCGGCGGGCACGCCTTCCCCCTCCCGTGCCTGCCCGGGCCGGGGTGGCCTCGTGCCGCCCCGGCCCTCTTTCTGCCCGAGGTGCCCCATGTCTGCCGTCGAGGACCTGCTCACCGCCGCCCAGCTGCCCGCCACCGTGCGCGACGCGGCCGACCCCGAGCGCCTGCCCCTGCTGATTTCCGCCGCGTCCCTGGCCCTGGCGGCGCACGTGGGCTACCCGCTGCACCGCCGCATGGCCGTGGTGGAGTCCGTGGCCAGCGCGGGCGGGCGCTACCTCTGGCTGCGCTCCGGGGGCGTGCGCCAGGTGACGCGCGTGGAGGTGTACGGTGCGGAGCTGCCCGCCACCGCCTACGCCCTGGAGTCCGCCCTCATGGGCCGCGTGGTGGCGCGCGGCGAGGCATGGCCCTTCACCGGCACCTGGTCGCCCGGCGTGTCCTCCACGCCGCTGCACGTGGAGGACACGGGCGCCCTCGTCGTCACCTACGACGCGGGCTGGGTGACGCCCGGCCAGGCGGCCCTGGACGCGGCCCTGGTGGTGGACCTGCCGGCGGACCTCCAGCTCGCCGCGCAGATGGTGGTGGGCGTGCTGGTGAGCGGGGACGGCGCGGAGGAGGCCGTCTCCGAGTCCATCGGCGGCACGTCCCTGACGCGCGCCACCGACGAGGACGGGCAGCTCCCCGCGGTGCCCGCTCGCGCGCGGCGCCTGGTGGCCCGCTACCGGCGCCCGCGCCAGGGGGCGGCGTGATGCTGCTGGGCCACCGTCTCCGGCAGCGCTTCGGCCTCGCGCGCTTCCTGGGCGCCAACGACCGCGGGCAGGAGGACTTCTCCGCGCCCACCGTGCACGCCTGCCGCTTCGAGGGCAGCACGAAGCGCCTCGTCACCTCCGACGGCACCGACGCCACCTCCGAGGCCGTCCTCTTCACCACGGTGGAGGTGAAGCCCGGGGACGCCCTCTGGCTGCCCGGCACCACGCCGGGCGACCTCGCCACGCGGCGCCGCCCACTGCGCATCACTCCGTGTTTCGACATCCGCGGGGCGCTGGACCACTACGAGGTGTACGTCTGATGGGCGCCGAGCTGCGAGACGTCGAGCTCCACGTGGCCGAGGTGTTGGACGCGGCGGGCCTGGGCATCTCCCGGACGTCTTCCCCGCCCAGCCTCTACCGCGGGCCCTGGCCCCTCAGCGCGCCGCCCCAGGTGGTGGCCGTGCGCGAGGTGCCGGGCGACGCGCCCGAGGACTACATGGGCACGGGGAGAAGCTTCCTCCAGCCAGACGTCCAGGTGCTGGTGCGCGCACTCACGTACCCGGATGCCCAGACACTGGCGCGACAGTGCTGGAGCGTCCTGCACCTGGCGGCCGTGCCCGGCTACGTCTCCTGCCGCGCGCAGGGCATGCCGTCGTACCTGGGCGCGGACGACAACCACCGGCACCGCTTCGTCTTCACCGTCACCTTGGCCTACGCCGCCTGACGCCGGAGGCCGCCCCTTCTTGGAGGCATGCCTGTCCGCGTGAAGCTCGACCTCGCTCCGCTCCTCAAGCTGCGCCAGCACCCGGAGCCGGTGCTGCGCAAGATGGGGGATGCCTGCTACGCGACCGTGCGCCACGCGCTGGACCTCTCCCAGTTCGACGTGCCGCGCGGCACCAGCACCGTCGAGTACGACGAGCACATGAATGAGAAGGCCGAGACGCGCCCTCTCGCGGACACGGGCTTCGTTGATGGCCCCGAGTTCCGGATGGACCGGCGCCTCTCCGTCACCTGGGTGGCGGGCTACGCGCACCACGCGGCCGGCGCCATCCACGAGGGCGTGCACTGGGACCGGCAGACCGAACCCCCGCCGCACTTTCTCAAGCAGGCATTCCGCCGCTCGCGCTCCCTCGGCCGCAAGAGCGTGAAGGCAGCCCTTGAGCAGGCTCTGAAAGAGTTTTTCCCGCCGAAGTGAAAGGAATTGCACCGTGTCTGAACCCACCATCATCCAGGCCCAGGACGCCTACTTCACCACCACCGTCCCCTCCGGGGCGCTCTCCGAAGCGGACCGCCTCGACGGTCTCTCGGAGCTGTCCATCCCTCTGACCGCCGACACGGTGGACAAGAACTACATGGGCAGCGCGGAGGCCGGTTGGAAGACGAGCGCCACCACCATGCGCAGCTTCACCGGCACCATCACCGGCCACCGGCTGAAGGACAACGCCGCGCAGAACCGCCTGGAGACGCACTTTCTCAGCGGCCTTGACGGGTACCTCACTGTCATCACGGACGCTGAAGCAACGGCGGGAGGCCAGGGCACGCGCTACCGCGTGAAGGTGACGAGCTTCGAGACGGGCGGCGCGATGACGGACGTCGAGCCGCTCAAGGTCTCCCTCACCGGCCAGGGCGCGCCCGTCAAGGTGTAGCCGCCCCTTTCCTCACTTCGTACCCCTTCAATCTGGAGAAGACAGACATGAACGACACCCCCGTGTACCGCAAGCCCATCGGAACCCGCCGCAAGTTCGTGAAGCGCATCACCATCGAGGGTGCGGACTACGACATCTGCGAGCCTTCGTCGGGCGACAAGACGGCCGCGCTGGAGAGCGCCAAGAAGGCCGGAGAAGTCGACGACAAGAACGAGGCCACCAGCCCGGATGCCGGCATGTACTTCGTGGCCCGGGTCGCCATCATGTGCCTCTACCACCCGGGCGGCTTCCGGCGCGTCCTGGGTCCCGAGGACCTGGAGGCCGTG
It encodes the following:
- a CDS encoding minor capsid protein translates to MGAELRDVELHVAEVLDAAGLGISRTSSPPSLYRGPWPLSAPPQVVAVREVPGDAPEDYMGTGRSFLQPDVQVLVRALTYPDAQTLARQCWSVLHLAAVPGYVSCRAQGMPSYLGADDNHRHRFVFTVTLAYAA
- a CDS encoding phage portal protein — protein: MASLLHRVAKALGLVPGPKGGGQQLAHALPFVSFSPRRGTREVLRAYKENGWLRTVVDTVAEAVATPRWRVYKRVRPGVLGVLDQRLKSANPRLRAKALKDATASGELVELSDHELLRLLEAPHPRYPGRAYRKLQQVHVDLVGEAFLWLRRDDTGRVVGWEVVPPHRVLMTPTPDNPYFFISHSTFIGAVPEADVLWPKHLDPEAPEDRGAGAGMALGDELDTVEAISRATKSTFERGGIPAAIVGLNNKNDDDGSTTGESAQDMEKRFNAAHQGPHNASKVWFAPAGVTLAQVQVNFRELQTEELKKGLLDFIRQNYNVPPELVGDLTASNRSTAESAEYTLADFAVLPRLEFWRSWYQHCLVPLVDRDAILDYDDPRPQEFERVFRLMTTQPTEAFTYNEVRELAGYEPDPLLEGKRPPPLPGAGGGNNPQSASANATPNPPRDRSGEEGRL
- a CDS encoding HK97 family phage prohead protease, which translates into the protein MDRRPRSKRSTRALNLKLYEPAAATTAPAAATPPVFRLIDPPEEYDRDDDRMAAGALRLPAGETDVPLFWDHSHQDMTAASRLPVGRARIWWEGGEPLMSPVFDGVGELSRLCAEKVQAGTLRACSIGYLTLSARPNDKGGEDVLEAELLEVSITGIPAKRSAQRLKSMATPEEVQQTFETMAKDIAETKAMVAELKALVTKLAPASEETKSEDGEESEEAPAEGEDAVTKYFRSLVTKKK
- a CDS encoding phage major capsid protein; the encoded protein is MSVPPKPTPPAAVPPVVEAALAPLITKHVEAALAARPAITSPAVPGRGPALLKYKGMFDTEHPALAALGVRLKSAFLEYEDRTGREKSKGLNQPLREWLEKLKSAGVFESVFAQGGNLWARESRSEEIIDVLRPASILLRAGPRIESGYGAKLTIGVINDGVQVQWEGEDEEASESDLDTGDLILGAFKAMGTIRIGNGLMRKGNLRSAEQLAADVGRAMGLAFDQAGLVGKGPKTPTGILNTAGITKKAISGTSIEQKVADLKSMVADVLEANIPLEGANPFYFMTSTTMMHLSSLRDAPASGTGGWVFPGLQDLQNPTINGFPVGHTQTLAGKNLIGFGLAQELYFGNAAPLEIELGENGNDFKRDRKTLRGVQEGDWQVRRPKAFSIRTGVTY
- a CDS encoding phage tail protein — its product is MNDTPVYRKPIGTRRKFVKRITIEGADYDICEPSSGDKTAALESAKKAGEVDDKNEATSPDAGMYFVARVAIMCLYHPGGFRRVLGPEDLEAVKHEPWLDEYGKDFTAAFGGQTVEEAKGNSEATPN
- a CDS encoding terminase large subunit domain-containing protein: MTKAKAVTAGKDLLQGLPVIRPETHGRHSRLDELALFLREKFGTTAGFSDRMGLTPQELLVLYYEPEYSLRPAQQPPDMIAAEHARWRTWFLLGGRGAGKTHAGACAVLREAKADPEARILIVGPTYTEIQKNQLEGPSGIITLAPPWFRPEHLKSKKQLVFPNGVKADYLPAADADKFRGYGYTFEWLDEVVAWKKDPVAVWNECCRVGRGTSARMRKLGLSSRKVITTTPAPTELFREILKQRDGLVLSRSSTLDNSAHLDDAYALQARDAAKSAIGRREFYGELEFDLDPALFRGVDWNASRVKQKEQPSVFDFIVIGLDPATGEKKGADEHGIVVVGVRREADGRDHAYVLADLSLKSPEPAAWAKKAVAAFKAWEPFAKKDGGGRPRIWIFAETNTGGSMVRSTIHTLAKVKVLTERARNSKAERAAPVSMLAVAGLVHMVGRHDKLEEQLGKFTGAPGGHARDDRVDAMVWPIYKHVVKMRRNIGAAAEATSETETNPE
- a CDS encoding transposase produces the protein MTPVIHSHPSRKHSPPLDRTRYRVECFIHDLKRFRSAATRYDNTATSYLAVLHVASMLLWLR
- a CDS encoding phage tail tube protein → MSEPTIIQAQDAYFTTTVPSGALSEADRLDGLSELSIPLTADTVDKNYMGSAEAGWKTSATTMRSFTGTITGHRLKDNAAQNRLETHFLSGLDGYLTVITDAEATAGGQGTRYRVKVTSFETGGAMTDVEPLKVSLTGQGAPVKV